From Pseudomonas poae, the proteins below share one genomic window:
- a CDS encoding acyl-homoserine-lactone synthase gives MVIDIVRREHLSAALLNGMHQLRAQIFKDKKQWDVVVSDRWEVDAFDDLNPYYLLISTPSAGEVIGCWRILETVGPYMLKDTFPDLLHGAPAPQDSRTLELSRFVVRAQNPGNSTFSQITLQAIREVVRFALRRNAQRLLTVTTVGVERMMRKTGISMVPFGPALRIGVEQAIALTIHLDEKTCQALFGSANMLTSKPDSPGNIAPARLHASPIGMTDCAQAASKQQNALPAAELTV, from the coding sequence ATGGTTATCGACATTGTTCGACGCGAACATCTAAGCGCTGCACTTCTCAACGGCATGCACCAATTAAGGGCGCAAATATTCAAAGATAAGAAGCAGTGGGACGTCGTGGTTTCGGATCGTTGGGAAGTGGACGCGTTCGACGATCTAAATCCGTATTACCTGCTGATCAGCACCCCCTCGGCGGGTGAGGTCATCGGTTGTTGGCGGATCCTGGAGACTGTCGGTCCTTACATGCTCAAAGACACATTTCCTGACCTGCTGCATGGCGCGCCGGCGCCCCAGGACAGCCGCACCCTTGAACTCAGCCGGTTTGTCGTTCGCGCTCAAAATCCTGGCAATTCGACCTTCTCGCAGATCACGTTGCAGGCAATCAGGGAAGTCGTCAGGTTTGCTTTACGCCGCAATGCCCAGCGACTGCTCACAGTCACCACGGTGGGCGTGGAACGGATGATGAGAAAAACCGGCATCTCGATGGTTCCCTTCGGGCCCGCATTGCGTATAGGTGTCGAGCAAGCCATCGCCCTGACTATTCATCTGGACGAGAAGACTTGCCAAGCATTATTCGGCAGCGCGAATATGTTGACCTCGAAACCCGACAGCCCTGGCAACATCGCGCCCGCTAGGCTTCATGCAAGCCCCATAGGCATGACGGACTGTGCGCAAGCGGCGTCTAAACAGCAAAACGCACTACCCGCCGCCGAGCTGACGGTCTAG
- a CDS encoding type III secretion system HrpP C-terminal domain-containing protein — protein sequence MKQVSNSPPERPRLRDSREQREPNMTAMVPLEQGRLFAHLLADDSGEGSYGASRVDVRALVGAAGVEALVEQLVPRIQMSPQWPLQAVLYLPRLGRINATVRREQGAWSIDLEADDAATGRWLTGVRQQCQDRVAGALGQPVRLNLSKVDVA from the coding sequence ATGAAACAGGTTTCAAATAGCCCTCCCGAGCGTCCACGGTTGCGTGACTCAAGGGAGCAGCGCGAACCGAACATGACGGCCATGGTGCCACTGGAGCAAGGCCGACTGTTCGCTCACCTGCTTGCAGACGATTCGGGAGAAGGCAGTTATGGCGCCTCTCGAGTGGACGTCAGGGCCTTGGTCGGTGCCGCCGGGGTCGAGGCGTTGGTCGAGCAATTGGTGCCTCGCATACAGATGAGCCCGCAGTGGCCGCTTCAGGCCGTGTTGTACTTGCCTCGACTCGGGCGGATCAACGCCACGGTGCGTCGTGAACAAGGCGCCTGGAGCATCGACCTGGAAGCGGATGATGCCGCAACGGGTCGCTGGCTCACTGGCGTACGGCAACAATGTCAGGACCGAGTCGCGGGGGCACTGGGCCAGCCGGTCAGGCTGAATCTGTCCAAAGTCGATGTGGCATGA
- the sctW gene encoding type III secretion system gatekeeper subunit SctW has product MKVESNHDLHKVHSLEQPVSEQVSQAKAHVGAPGIDALAEIFSQEVASSSKALSQRSIGLRVTPTEQLAQIYDQLGHPAQVSLAAITRQVRQHLLQQPSVEKLVDLTGGDPARTYVVLRQITAQAEAEVRKTEAALARDALAKLELRYKREIQAGLNIALALQASSDDPQERQAVRALYYANVVVRQSLANMMQSLLGMYGGEQFSMGLNIMRRALADDIAAYASSLPTAKLRTLLLGLQSCGQLGGVLSSCHTLIERLKVEHDAVALLQRLLGYAGNGIASSEVQRLADELAGDQMASQLASLNAVYPVLKNLPMALWRDTRGRQEGLHNFLLVMDEFTRLEKGPARFGNEPGVAV; this is encoded by the coding sequence ATGAAAGTCGAATCCAACCATGATCTGCACAAAGTCCATAGTCTGGAGCAGCCTGTTTCCGAGCAGGTATCCCAAGCTAAAGCGCACGTTGGCGCACCGGGTATTGATGCACTCGCCGAGATTTTCAGCCAGGAAGTAGCCTCCTCCAGCAAAGCCCTGAGCCAGCGTTCGATAGGGTTGCGAGTGACGCCCACCGAGCAGCTCGCGCAAATCTATGATCAGTTGGGCCACCCAGCCCAGGTGAGCCTGGCAGCCATCACTCGCCAAGTCAGGCAGCATTTGTTGCAACAGCCCAGCGTCGAGAAGTTAGTGGACCTCACCGGCGGTGACCCGGCACGGACCTATGTGGTACTGCGCCAGATTACCGCTCAGGCCGAAGCGGAGGTGCGCAAGACCGAGGCCGCGCTGGCGCGTGATGCCCTGGCCAAGCTGGAGCTTCGTTATAAGCGGGAAATCCAGGCCGGCCTCAATATTGCCCTGGCGTTGCAGGCCAGCAGTGATGACCCGCAGGAGCGCCAGGCGGTGCGCGCGCTGTATTACGCCAACGTGGTCGTGCGCCAATCCCTGGCAAACATGATGCAATCGCTCTTGGGCATGTATGGCGGCGAGCAGTTCTCTATGGGGCTCAACATCATGCGTCGGGCCTTGGCAGACGACATCGCGGCCTATGCGTCGTCGCTTCCGACAGCCAAGTTGCGCACGCTGCTTCTGGGGTTGCAAAGCTGTGGCCAGTTGGGGGGCGTGTTGTCCAGTTGCCATACCTTGATCGAGCGTCTCAAGGTTGAGCACGATGCCGTTGCGCTGTTGCAGCGTCTGCTCGGTTACGCGGGTAACGGCATCGCATCGTCCGAGGTGCAGCGGCTTGCGGATGAGTTGGCCGGTGACCAGATGGCCAGCCAATTGGCTTCCCTCAATGCGGTTTACCCGGTGCTCAAAAATCTGCCGATGGCCTTGTGGCGTGATACCCGTGGGCGCCAGGAGGGCTTGCATAACTTCTTGCTGGTGATGGATGAATTCACCCGCCTGGAGAAGGGCCCGGCCCGGTTTGGCAATGAGCCTGGGGTTGCGGTGTGA
- a CDS encoding FliM/FliN family flagellar motor switch protein, with protein MKAPFLTLPRVKSSTVAARLRLGRGLRLPFQVAGQNGELLLEPERAPASVEVMCFETACGVLALAEAGPLLSLMGECPVPLAQAGNDPDSWFWALFHHHLSDQVRALFGYMRLVTTERPAGFGCRLSVTLGASRVLGYLWLAPESFLMMCEAAPWRSIAEPVPALFQLTIAVPLGRLRLPIAQVRTLRAGDVLMLEHAFFQSEGSGYVQVGKQRLHGCIDDDIGPLRLTLTAMEDMTVDEEFSAPYYAEHEEDQPVVDVFGHEPFDELSMALSVRCGTLNLTLGELRNLAAGSVLGVTGYAPGMAGLYYGDRPIGQGQLVEVDGRLGLQMSRVTFSR; from the coding sequence ATGAAGGCGCCTTTTCTGACCTTGCCCCGGGTCAAGAGCTCCACCGTTGCTGCTCGCCTGAGGTTGGGGCGGGGGTTGCGTCTGCCGTTTCAGGTTGCCGGGCAGAACGGTGAATTGCTGCTCGAACCCGAGCGTGCTCCCGCCAGTGTAGAGGTGATGTGCTTCGAAACCGCGTGCGGTGTGCTGGCGCTCGCTGAAGCGGGGCCGCTGCTGAGCCTGATGGGCGAATGCCCGGTGCCTTTGGCTCAGGCCGGCAACGATCCGGATTCCTGGTTCTGGGCGTTGTTCCATCACCACCTGAGCGATCAGGTGCGGGCGCTGTTTGGCTATATGCGATTAGTGACGACCGAGCGCCCTGCAGGTTTCGGCTGCCGGTTGAGCGTGACCTTGGGCGCGTCCCGGGTCCTGGGCTATCTGTGGCTGGCGCCCGAGAGTTTTCTGATGATGTGCGAGGCCGCGCCATGGCGCTCTATCGCCGAGCCGGTGCCCGCCCTGTTTCAGCTGACGATTGCCGTGCCCCTAGGGCGCCTGCGATTGCCGATCGCGCAAGTGCGCACGCTGCGCGCCGGTGATGTGCTGATGCTCGAACACGCGTTTTTTCAATCCGAGGGCAGCGGCTACGTACAAGTTGGCAAGCAGCGACTGCACGGCTGCATTGACGATGATATCGGGCCGTTGCGCCTGACCCTTACTGCTATGGAGGACATGACTGTGGACGAGGAATTTTCGGCGCCTTATTACGCTGAACACGAGGAAGACCAGCCGGTGGTCGACGTATTTGGGCATGAGCCGTTCGATGAGTTGAGCATGGCGTTGAGCGTGCGCTGTGGAACGCTGAACCTGACGCTGGGCGAGCTACGCAATCTTGCTGCCGGTTCGGTCCTGGGCGTGACAGGTTACGCGCCGGGCATGGCCGGCCTTTATTACGGCGACCGGCCCATTGGGCAGGGGCAGTTGGTTGAAGTGGACGGGCGCTTGGGCCTTCAGATGTCCAGAGTGACGTTTTCCCGATGA
- a CDS encoding LuxR family transcriptional regulator, whose amino-acid sequence MFTLGDTWVLSSDGGVSSWFSQLQKITSDRGFDKVLFGLAQRNHQDHGAVLIVDNYPVQWRADYDSAKYTTIDPVVADSAQHCTPLVWADSMYKNSVQQAFREEAYSYGLIHGVSIPMHGPRGEFGVFSLSLDAETPASARSHIAQEMSNLVFIKDIVLQSATAFAFDSATPNMPSLTSQEKDILRWCYNGKTSWEISVIFGCSEANINFHIGKITRKLGVSSRRAAVLLAINAGLILP is encoded by the coding sequence GTGTTTACATTAGGCGATACGTGGGTGTTAAGTAGTGATGGCGGTGTCAGTAGTTGGTTTTCCCAACTTCAAAAAATAACCTCGGATCGTGGTTTTGACAAAGTTCTTTTCGGACTTGCACAACGCAATCATCAAGATCATGGCGCAGTATTGATAGTTGATAATTATCCTGTCCAATGGCGCGCTGACTATGACTCGGCCAAGTACACTACGATTGATCCAGTGGTGGCCGACAGTGCGCAACATTGTACGCCATTGGTCTGGGCCGACAGTATGTATAAGAATTCGGTACAACAGGCCTTCAGAGAAGAAGCGTATTCATATGGGCTTATCCATGGTGTGTCAATCCCCATGCACGGACCGCGTGGAGAGTTTGGTGTTTTCAGTCTCAGCCTGGATGCTGAAACGCCGGCAAGTGCGCGTTCCCATATTGCCCAGGAAATGTCTAATCTGGTTTTTATAAAAGATATCGTACTGCAAAGCGCGACCGCCTTTGCCTTCGACTCAGCAACCCCTAACATGCCGAGTTTGACCTCGCAGGAAAAAGATATTTTGCGGTGGTGTTACAACGGAAAAACCAGTTGGGAGATATCTGTAATATTTGGCTGTTCAGAAGCCAATATTAATTTCCATATTGGTAAAATAACCCGGAAGTTAGGCGTCAGTTCGCGCCGGGCGGCCGTTTTATTGGCTATCAATGCCGGGCTAATACTTCCCTAG
- a CDS encoding YscO family type III secretion system apparatus protein has protein sequence MSHSDGLFGEIETLRRLRRHRAERAERALREATRARQTLLVHIEQALASLEQTRLEEARQSAQLLSQHQGQVLTLKDLKSWGQQELSLSASTRRDEGQLQTLYGQREEKEIQIGSARKHATECLRQVEKLQELSNLLAQDQI, from the coding sequence ATGTCCCATTCTGATGGGCTGTTCGGTGAAATCGAAACCTTGCGGCGCCTGCGCAGGCATCGGGCCGAGCGTGCCGAACGCGCGTTGCGCGAGGCAACGCGTGCCCGGCAAACCTTGCTGGTACATATCGAGCAGGCCCTGGCGTCGCTTGAGCAGACCCGCCTGGAAGAGGCGCGCCAATCGGCGCAATTGCTCAGTCAGCACCAAGGGCAGGTGCTCACCCTGAAAGACCTGAAATCGTGGGGGCAACAGGAGCTCTCTTTATCTGCAAGCACCCGGCGTGACGAAGGCCAGTTGCAGACCCTGTACGGACAGCGAGAGGAGAAAGAAATCCAGATTGGCAGCGCCCGCAAGCATGCGACCGAGTGTTTGCGCCAAGTGGAAAAACTTCAGGAATTGTCCAATTTGCTAGCTCAGGATCAGATATGA
- a CDS encoding DUF3987 domain-containing protein encodes MAEVIGVPQALAAQSVVAASALATQGHAGLYLDGRSYPLSLYLITVAASGDRKTAADRFALLPARQWEREQWQRYREQLARYRVAQRQAQRINPAEPDSASGATLEAEPSAPRLITTDPTIEALLGHLAACD; translated from the coding sequence ATGGCCGAGGTCATCGGCGTGCCCCAGGCGCTGGCCGCGCAATCGGTGGTGGCTGCCTCGGCGCTGGCCACCCAAGGCCATGCGGGCTTATATCTCGACGGACGCAGTTATCCTCTGTCGCTGTACCTGATCACGGTGGCTGCGTCCGGTGATCGCAAGACTGCTGCGGATCGATTTGCATTGCTGCCAGCACGGCAATGGGAGCGTGAGCAGTGGCAGCGCTACCGCGAACAACTCGCCCGGTACCGTGTCGCGCAGCGACAGGCGCAACGTATCAACCCTGCCGAACCCGACTCCGCAAGCGGCGCGACGCTCGAAGCGGAACCCTCTGCACCCCGGCTGATCACCACGGACCCGACTATCGAGGCCCTCCTCGGACACCTGGCGGCTTGTGACTGA
- the sctV gene encoding type III secretion system export apparatus subunit SctV has product MTVLATLNRWLLKIAQRAEVLGAVVVLAIVFIFIVPLPTWLVDILIALNICISCLLIVLALYLPGPLAFSSFPSILLLTTMFRLALSIATTRLILLEQDAGDIVEAFGNFVVGGNLAVGLVIFMILTLVNFLVITKGSERVAEVAARFSLDAMPGKQMSIDSDLRAGLIDGLQARDKRDQLSRESQLFGAMDGAMKFVKGDAIAGLVIVVINLLGGFSTGMFQHGMSAADSMALYSVLTIGDGLIAQIPALLISLTAGMIITRVAPDGRKGATNMGAEIARQMTSEPKSWMIASVGMLAFAALPGMPTLVFILISLTTGTLGFYLMRQRQRREAPPPDATQAVRPEENGEEDLRGFDPSRPYLLQFSPVLRGTPEVIELVQGIRQTRNALVANIGLTLPPFEVELDDTLADDEMRFCVHEVPMVKASVVARVAVERKALAEVPERAVPGLAERDEQDWVWLEPDDPLLDDPQLERFSATRLIIDRLKHAMMLTGPQFLGIQESKSILGWLEHNQPELVQELQRIMPLSRFSAVLQRLASEGVPLRAVRLIVESLIEYGQHEREPDALADYARIALKSQIFHQYSEADGLHAWLLSPQTENVLRESLRQTQTGVFFALGNESSASLIHLLNQAFTVRPKSKSVMLVAQDLRSPLRTLLLEEFNHVPVMSFAELGSTSKVKVLGRFDLGQDDLMRGEVA; this is encoded by the coding sequence GTGACCGTCCTGGCAACCCTCAACCGCTGGCTGCTCAAGATTGCACAGCGTGCCGAAGTCCTCGGCGCGGTGGTGGTCCTGGCCATTGTGTTTATTTTTATCGTGCCGTTGCCCACCTGGTTGGTGGATATCCTGATCGCGCTCAACATCTGCATCTCCTGCCTGTTGATCGTGCTGGCGCTGTACCTGCCGGGGCCGTTGGCGTTCTCGTCGTTCCCGTCGATTTTACTGTTGACCACCATGTTCCGCCTGGCACTGTCGATCGCTACCACGCGCCTTATCCTGCTGGAACAGGACGCCGGCGACATCGTTGAGGCGTTCGGTAATTTTGTCGTGGGTGGCAACCTGGCGGTGGGGTTGGTGATCTTCATGATCCTGACCCTGGTTAACTTCCTGGTGATTACCAAGGGCTCGGAGCGCGTTGCCGAAGTGGCGGCGCGTTTCAGCCTCGACGCGATGCCCGGCAAACAGATGTCCATCGACAGTGACCTGCGGGCCGGGCTGATCGACGGCCTGCAGGCCCGTGACAAACGGGACCAGTTGTCCCGCGAGAGCCAGTTGTTCGGGGCCATGGACGGGGCAATGAAGTTCGTCAAAGGTGATGCCATCGCCGGTTTGGTGATCGTGGTGATCAACCTGCTGGGTGGCTTTTCCACCGGCATGTTCCAGCACGGCATGAGCGCAGCCGATTCCATGGCGCTGTACTCGGTGCTGACCATCGGCGACGGCCTGATTGCCCAGATACCCGCGCTGCTGATCTCCCTGACCGCCGGCATGATCATCACTCGCGTGGCGCCGGACGGACGTAAGGGCGCCACCAACATGGGGGCTGAAATCGCCCGGCAGATGACCAGTGAACCCAAGAGCTGGATGATTGCGTCGGTGGGGATGCTGGCTTTTGCCGCATTGCCTGGCATGCCCACGCTGGTCTTCATCCTTATTTCGTTGACCACCGGCACCCTGGGCTTTTACCTCATGCGTCAACGTCAACGGCGCGAAGCGCCGCCCCCTGACGCTACCCAGGCTGTGCGCCCGGAAGAAAACGGTGAGGAAGACCTGCGCGGGTTCGATCCGTCGCGGCCCTATCTGTTGCAGTTTTCCCCCGTGTTGCGCGGCACTCCTGAGGTGATTGAGCTGGTTCAGGGGATTCGCCAGACCCGCAACGCGCTGGTCGCCAATATTGGTCTGACGTTACCGCCGTTCGAGGTCGAGCTGGACGACACGCTGGCGGATGATGAAATGCGCTTCTGCGTGCATGAGGTGCCGATGGTCAAGGCCTCGGTTGTGGCGCGTGTGGCCGTGGAGCGTAAAGCCTTGGCAGAGGTGCCTGAGCGCGCGGTGCCGGGTTTGGCCGAGCGCGATGAGCAGGACTGGGTGTGGTTGGAACCCGATGACCCTTTGCTGGATGATCCACAGTTGGAGCGCTTCAGTGCGACGCGTTTGATCATTGATCGCCTGAAACACGCCATGATGCTTACGGGCCCGCAGTTTCTGGGGATCCAGGAGAGCAAGTCGATCCTCGGTTGGCTTGAGCACAATCAGCCTGAACTGGTACAGGAACTTCAGCGGATTATGCCGCTGTCGCGCTTTTCGGCGGTGCTGCAACGCCTGGCGTCTGAAGGCGTGCCGTTGCGTGCGGTGAGGTTGATTGTGGAGTCGTTGATTGAGTACGGCCAGCATGAGCGTGAGCCGGACGCCTTGGCGGACTACGCGCGTATCGCCCTCAAATCGCAGATTTTCCACCAATACAGTGAGGCTGACGGCCTGCATGCCTGGCTGTTGTCACCGCAGACCGAAAACGTTTTGCGCGAGTCGTTGCGCCAGACCCAGACGGGGGTGTTTTTCGCCCTTGGCAACGAGAGCAGCGCATCGCTGATCCACTTGCTTAACCAGGCCTTTACCGTGCGCCCTAAAAGCAAAAGCGTGATGTTGGTCGCGCAGGATTTGCGCAGCCCCCTGCGTACTCTGCTGCTCGAGGAGTTCAACCACGTGCCGGTGATGTCCTTTGCCGAATTGGGGAGCACCTCGAAGGTGAAGGTACTGGGACGCTTTGACCTTGGCCAGGACGATCTGATGCGCGGGGAGGTGGCATGA
- a CDS encoding RNA polymerase sigma factor gives MNIPIDALAHLVGGSPQFMLELTDDQQKKLRRFIHKRVLNHEDADDILQLTYLEAWRNRERFSGQASLSTWMCGIAQNLVRNHFRRLYAKPVHCEFDESLWHGQEESSNLDWAFEVNRRLEKTLTAIDHLPAEMRRTLYASLETDGSYQDTADVLDIPIGTVRSRLSRAREQLKRVTQNSTYP, from the coding sequence GTGAATATCCCTATTGATGCTTTAGCGCACCTCGTTGGCGGCTCGCCTCAATTCATGCTCGAACTGACGGACGACCAGCAGAAAAAACTCCGCCGATTTATTCATAAACGCGTACTCAACCACGAAGACGCAGACGACATCCTGCAACTGACGTACCTGGAGGCCTGGCGCAACAGGGAGCGCTTCAGCGGCCAGGCAAGCCTCAGCACCTGGATGTGCGGCATCGCGCAGAACTTGGTCCGCAACCACTTCCGCCGCCTTTATGCCAAACCGGTGCATTGCGAATTCGATGAATCGCTGTGGCATGGGCAGGAGGAAAGCAGCAATCTGGATTGGGCGTTCGAGGTCAATCGCCGACTGGAAAAAACCCTGACGGCCATCGACCACCTGCCAGCAGAAATGCGCAGGACGCTGTACGCCTCGCTGGAAACCGACGGCAGCTACCAGGACACTGCCGACGTACTGGACATACCCATCGGTACCGTTCGTTCACGCCTGTCGCGGGCGCGCGAACAGCTCAAGCGCGTCACCCAGAACTCGACCTACCCGTAA
- a CDS encoding type III secretion protein gives MFELRVLEGLHQGAALPLFGEQWSIGAHRDADLVLTDPGVAEHHARLRLDGSNWSVQAEAGLLQGADGQVLAQISSLALDESFCVGAIRLCVTLANQPWPEAPAPTPLPQVAPREAPQTLRLSSIPHFQQKRLISVVLAVTLIITVVGIVSTGERDAQASLMPAVPQKVELVSPFEVREQLLKMLNERELSQRVSLQVINGQIALNGDVSQDDVELVARMLNQFGEKFDSVVPVISRVRLRDTELPLKIVQIVGGLSGHVVLEDGSRIFVGDEVDGLRLVLIDNAKVVFDGAQRYEVRW, from the coding sequence ATGTTTGAACTGCGCGTGCTGGAAGGTCTGCATCAGGGGGCGGCATTGCCGCTGTTTGGTGAACAGTGGAGCATCGGTGCTCACCGTGACGCGGACCTTGTTCTGACCGATCCGGGCGTCGCCGAGCATCATGCGCGGCTGCGGCTTGACGGTTCGAACTGGTCCGTACAGGCCGAGGCAGGACTGTTGCAAGGGGCTGATGGACAGGTGCTGGCACAGATTTCGAGCCTGGCGCTGGATGAATCGTTCTGCGTGGGGGCCATCCGTCTGTGTGTCACCTTGGCAAATCAGCCCTGGCCCGAGGCGCCTGCTCCCACCCCTTTGCCCCAGGTTGCGCCCCGTGAGGCGCCGCAGACGTTGCGTTTGTCGTCCATCCCGCATTTTCAGCAGAAGCGACTGATCAGTGTAGTGCTGGCGGTGACGTTAATCATCACGGTGGTGGGCATTGTCTCCACCGGGGAGCGCGATGCCCAGGCATCCCTGATGCCCGCCGTGCCACAGAAAGTCGAACTGGTCTCGCCATTCGAGGTTCGCGAGCAATTGCTCAAGATGCTCAACGAGCGTGAATTGAGCCAGCGCGTCAGTTTGCAGGTGATCAATGGCCAGATTGCGCTCAACGGCGACGTTTCCCAGGACGACGTGGAGCTGGTGGCGCGCATGCTCAACCAATTCGGTGAAAAGTTCGACAGCGTTGTGCCGGTGATCAGCCGTGTGCGCCTGCGCGACACAGAATTGCCGCTCAAGATTGTGCAGATTGTCGGTGGGCTCAGCGGTCATGTGGTGCTGGAGGATGGCAGTCGAATATTTGTAGGCGACGAAGTGGATGGCTTGCGCCTGGTGTTGATTGACAACGCCAAGGTGGTTTTTGATGGTGCGCAGCGTTATGAGGTGCGCTGGTGA
- a CDS encoding FliI/YscN family ATPase, producing the protein MQARLDAWQRHHSQALAGFAPVTMRGRIQRVNGMLLQCRLPQARIGDLCQVEKGPGDYMLAEIIGFDHQDAVLSALGNLEGVRVGAGVERLGMSHRVQVSDQLLGQVLDGFGRSITGDGPGAFAEADSPQASAVLCEAPLPTDRPRINRALATGVRSIDGLLTLGEGQRVGLFAGAGCGKTTLLAEIARNVDCDVIVFGLIGERGRELREFLDHELDDELRAKAVLVCATSDRSSMERARAAFTATALAEGFRRKGKRVLLLIDSLTRFARAQREIGLAAGEPLGRGGLPPSVYSLLPRLVERAGLTREGVITAIYTVLIEQDSMSDPVADEVRSLLDGHIVLSRKLAERGHYPAVDVLASLSRILSNVAEPADIQAGTALRRLLSAYQQIELMLKLGEYQPGSDPLTDLAVDSRGAVDGFLRQDLREPTPMSTTLEHLKELTAYVPF; encoded by the coding sequence TTGCAAGCGCGTCTCGATGCCTGGCAGCGGCATCACTCCCAAGCGTTGGCCGGCTTTGCGCCGGTGACGATGCGAGGGCGCATCCAGCGCGTCAACGGTATGTTGCTGCAATGTCGGTTGCCCCAGGCACGCATAGGCGACTTGTGCCAGGTGGAGAAAGGCCCGGGTGATTACATGCTCGCCGAGATCATTGGTTTCGATCACCAGGATGCCGTGCTCAGTGCCCTTGGCAACCTGGAAGGTGTACGGGTGGGTGCTGGCGTGGAGCGCTTGGGAATGTCGCATCGAGTACAGGTCAGCGACCAATTGCTGGGGCAGGTACTGGATGGTTTTGGCCGCTCGATTACCGGCGACGGCCCTGGCGCTTTTGCCGAGGCTGATTCGCCGCAGGCAAGCGCTGTGTTGTGTGAAGCGCCCTTGCCCACCGATAGGCCGAGGATCAACCGCGCGCTGGCCACGGGTGTGCGTTCGATCGATGGCTTGCTGACATTGGGTGAAGGCCAGCGTGTGGGGCTGTTTGCCGGCGCGGGTTGCGGCAAGACCACGTTGTTGGCGGAGATCGCCCGCAATGTGGACTGCGACGTGATTGTGTTCGGTCTGATCGGCGAGCGGGGCCGGGAACTGCGCGAATTCCTTGATCACGAGCTGGATGATGAACTGCGTGCCAAAGCCGTGTTGGTCTGTGCCACGTCGGACCGCTCGAGTATGGAGCGGGCACGCGCGGCCTTTACGGCGACTGCGTTGGCCGAGGGGTTCAGGCGCAAGGGGAAGCGGGTGCTGCTGTTGATCGACTCCCTGACACGTTTCGCCCGGGCCCAGCGTGAAATCGGCCTTGCCGCCGGCGAGCCACTGGGGCGCGGTGGCCTGCCGCCCTCGGTGTATAGCCTGCTGCCGCGCTTGGTTGAGCGCGCCGGGCTGACCCGCGAAGGTGTGATCACGGCGATCTACACGGTGCTGATCGAACAGGACTCCATGAGCGACCCGGTGGCCGACGAAGTGCGCTCGCTGCTCGATGGCCATATTGTGCTGTCGCGCAAATTGGCTGAGCGTGGGCACTATCCCGCGGTGGATGTATTGGCCAGCCTTTCACGGATTCTGAGCAACGTTGCCGAGCCTGCGGATATCCAGGCCGGTACGGCGTTACGCCGTTTGCTGTCGGCCTACCAGCAGATCGAGCTGATGCTCAAGCTGGGGGAGTATCAGCCCGGCAGCGATCCCCTGACCGACCTGGCGGTAGACAGCCGAGGGGCGGTCGACGGTTTCCTGCGCCAGGACTTGCGTGAACCTACGCCGATGTCGACCACCCTGGAGCATCTCAAGGAGCTGACGGCCTATGTCCCATTCTGA